A segment of the Campylobacter showae CSUNSWCD genome:
GCGTTAATGGTCGGCAAAAACATGGCCGTAGCCTGAGTTAGCCTCTCTTGAGAGGCTATACTATTATACATGGTCATTTTAAGCTCATTATTATTTTCGAGCGCCATTTCGTATGCCTGCGAGAGGCTAACGCTTTGAGCAAAAGCTAAATTTGAGGCCAGTAAGGCCGAAAGTAAAATTTTAGTCTTCATTAAATGCCCTTTTAAACATATCTATAAACGGTTTTAAGACATACTCAAGCATCGTTCTATCGCCGGTTTTAATCATTACCTCAACCGGCATTCCCGGAACTATAAAAAAGCCGTTTCGCTTAAAATTTTTCATACCGTCTTCGGTAAGCTCGGCTTTAATATCGTAAAACGAGTGACCTGCATTATCCTGAATGCTATCGGCCGATACGTACGTTACCTTACCTTCCATAACAAAGCTTTGCTTGTGCTGAAATGCGCTAAATCTAATATCGGCAAGCTGTCCCACATGCACCGTATCGATATCTACTACGTTTAGTCTAGCCTCTACGACATAGTCGGTCTCGTCCGGCACTATACTCATTATTCTCTCGCCCGGCCTTATTACGCCTCCTATAGTGTGAAAGGCCAACTCTACAACGCTACCTTCTACAGGAGATTTTACGATAGTACGCTCGGATTGATCCTTTAAAGCATTATAACGCTGTTGCAGATCCACAAGACGAGTTTTAGCATCTTCAAGCTTTTTTAATACATCCTCTTTAAAGGTTCTGTCTCTTAATATAATTTGGGCTTGCGTTTCGGTAACTTGGACGTTTAGTCTTGCTATCTCGGCCTTGCCCGCAGCTATTTCACCCTCGACCGCCGTTTTTTCTCTATTTAAGTCACGTAGCCTGACTTTGTCGGCCAACTGCTCTTTAAAGAGCCTTTCCCACTCCCTAATCTCTTCGTTTAAAGACTTTATGCGGTCTTGTTTGGCGCTCACAATCGCATTTGCGCCCTTGATTTGATTTTCAAGCTGTTTTATACGTTGCTTGAGGATGGATTTTTCCTCATCTAAAAGCTTTTTTTGCGCGTTAAATATACTTAACTGCCCGTCTATGGCCTCTTTATAACCTTCGATTTGCTTTATTTCGTCGCTAAATTTGACCTCCGTCGCATCGTCCTTTTGGGCTTCTAGTCTGGAGACTATGACGCTGGTTCTTAAAAAATCGGCCCTCACTATACTCATCTCGCTTTGCAAAGCGGCATTTTTTATCTCCACTAGCGGATCGCCTGCTTTGACTACGTCTCCGTCTTTAACGAAAATTTTATCTACGACGCCGCCTTCTAAGTGCTGGATGATCTTTTTGTTACTTACGACGTTTATCTTACCTACGGCTACGGCAGCGCTATTAAGTGGCGCCATACCGAGCCAAATTCCAAAAACTCCAACTAGTAAAAATATAATAAACAGCCCAAAACTTACGGTGCCTTTTTCACTTTTAAGTATCATCTTAGCCCTCCGCATCTTCTAGGCTTATGCTACGCCTTTTTTGTTGTTCTGCGACCTGCGGTTGTTGCGCATTTGCCTTGCCCAGCTCAGCCAATACCGCATCTCTTGCGCCAAAGTACATCAATCTTCCCGCATTTAAAACGGCTATTTTATCAACTAAATTTAAGATATTTAGCTTGTGCGTTATTAGCACTATAGTCGCCTTACCCTTCATGGACGCAAGCGCAGCAAATAGCGCTCTTTCGCCATCTTCGTCCAAGCTAGCGTTCGGCTCGTCTAGTACGATTATTTTAGGCTCCTTATAAAGCGCTCTGGCAAGAGCCACTCTTTGACGTTGTCCGCCGCTTAGGCTGGCTCCGCCTATGCCTATTTTGGTTTCATAGCCGTCCGGTAAATTTAATATCATATCATGAACGTTAGCTAGCTTTGCGGCCCGTACGATCGCCTCGCTATCCAGTTCGCCGAATCTCGCGATGTTTTCTGCGATATTTCCTTCAAAAAGCTCGACGTCTTGCGGTAAATATCCCACAAACTGCCCCAAGTGGTCGCTATTATACTGAGTGATGTCGGCTCCGTCCACGCGAACTATGCCGTGAAATACCGGCCATACCCCCAGCATCGCTCTAGCTAGCGAGCTTTTACCAGCGGCGCTCGGACCGATAATCGCGCACATATCTCCGCTTTTAAGCTCAAAATTTACGCCCATCAAAGTAGGGGTTTTGCCGTGAGGCGGTACTAGGCTTATGGTTTCTAGGAAAATATCGCCTTTTGGATCCGGCAGCTTAAGCTTTTCGTTGTCAGCAGGGAAATCCTCCAAAAACTGCGAAAGTCTAGCATAGCTCTCTTTGGTGTTTTTATAGCTTTTCCAGCTTGAGATTAATATATCAAGCGGAGCTAGCGCGCGACCCATGATAATAGAGCCCGCGATCATCATGCCCGGATTTACCTCTTGCAAGACGACCAAATACGCGCCAAGACCAAGCATTAGCGACTGGGAAACGACGCGAAATACCTTACTGATATTTGCGTACATTCCCGCCTTTACGCTAGACTCAGAGTGAGCTTCTAGAAACTCATTATGTTTTTTATGCCAAATTTTCTTTAAATTTCCGTTCATGCCCATGGCTTGGATGACTTCGGAATTTCTCAAATTTAGATCGACGAAGCGGGTTTCAGCGCCAAAAGCGTCATTTGATCTTTTTAGTCCGTCTTTAGTCGCGCCTTCGTTTAAAAGAGCCAAAACAAACAAAACGATCGCGGCCGCGATACTAAAATATCCAAAATACGGGTGAAAGAAAAACAGTATCAGTATATAAAAAGGTAGCCACGGCGCGTCAAGAAATGCAAATACGCCGTTGGTGCTGAGATATTGTTTTATGGTATTTAGATCTCTCATCGGCTGAGAAGATACCCTGCCTGGTTGTCTAGCCGAGAGCTTAAAGATTGCGTCATACACCCTTTCGGACAGCCGTAAGTCTATCTGGTTTGAAAAAACCACTAAAATCCTCGAACGTAAAATTTCGAAAAACATCATACATAGATATAAAAATATAACTATCAATGTAAGGAAAAATAACGTATCAAGGCTTCTTGATGTTACGACCCTACCGTAAAGTTGTAACATATATAGAGGAGAGGTGAGCATCAAAACGTTTATGAACATGCTGAAAATTCCAGCATATATCATAGCATGTTTGGATTTTTTAATACTCTCCTTTAGTTCATTTACTTTCATTTTGCTTTTTGCTTTCGTTGTCTAAAATTCTACCTGCTAAATTTTCCAAATTCGTTAAGCTTCTAATGTGAGCGTCTATAAGGCTCACATAGCCTTTTCTAACGAAATCGGCCAAAGTAGCGTCGTCAAGTTCGTTTAGTTTTTTTCTGCTAACGACAGAAAAGCCCTTGATTAAAGTAATTTTTTTGTCATTATCAGAAACGGTTAGCTCTTTGTTTATTAAAATTCCAGCCTTTTTGATCTCTTCTAACGCTTTTTGCGTAGCTTCTAGCTGAGCATTGTAGTTTTGCATAGCGCTTATAGTATTTTGCAAAAATTCGCTCGGCTCTTCGTTTTTCTTGAATAATTTTTCGCCTTTACCTTTTAGCTGAGGCGCATCCTCGTCTATGCAAAGGATATTTTGATCCTCAACCTTAGCAAGAGTAAAAGGATAGTTTTGCAAGATCGCAGGTACGTAACCTTTGTAGTTTTTATCTATTATTAGATTTTCATTTCTGCCTAGTAGTACTAGCAGTTTAGGCACTACGTCGTTCGTGAAAACTATCGGTAAATCTTTCTCGCAGAAAAATGCCTCGCTCGCTACTATCTCCGCAAACGGAAAGTTCGGCAACGCATCCTGGTGATAAGACACTCCCTTGTGTACTTCTGAATTTAAAGCAACTATTTTCATTTCAGTCCTTTTTTTAAAATTTTGAATTTCTATCTTTTTCGCTAAACTTAAATTTTTATCTATGTTCTTGAAAGTATATCCGCCGTTTTGCTGCAAAAACGCCAGGACATCTTCAAATTCATTTATAAAAACATCTCTAATCTCATATCTTTTGATGTCGCTTTCTTGGATATAGCCTCGCGCCCTGTTTCTACTTCTCATAAAGGTGCTGTTTAATTCTTGCATAATTTTGGGGATATTTAGTGATTTTAAAAACAACGATACGGAATTAGGCTCCAAAACGTAGCCTAAAATTTCCATATCGTATTTTTGGGTTAAAGAATGTAAAATTTCAACATAAAGATCTTTTTCGCTTTGATCGGCAAAAAAGCTGCCCTTTTGTTTTATCAAAACCATTTCTGATTTTATTTCTCTAACCGCTCTACCCAAAATTTACCTTAACCAGTAACTAAAACATCAAGAATGTGATTGTAATCCTTTTATACTTAAAAAAATATTAAAAAGTGCCAGAGTAATTAAGTCTTAATTTTGAAATTTAAATTTATAAAACATATTCGCGATTTTAAACTACTTTTATATCATCGTTTTATATAAAAATAAAGAGGGAAATATATAAATTTAATCCAAAAAACACACTAAAAAGTCATTTGACAAAATATTTTACATGAAATTTTAACGTGTGCAAAAACAGCGCGAAAAAGGCATTTTGCACTTAGTTTTACCGCTTTAAATTACCGTTTTTTCTCCATGATTTATCGTCAATCAGGAATTTAATGCTATAATCGTGGCGGTTTACAACCAAACTCAAATTACCCAACAAGGAGGCCTTTTATGGCAGTAACAAAAGCACAAGTCGCCCAACTATATGTGGCATTATTTAACAGAGCACCCGAAGGTGCAGGTTTAAACGCATGGGTTTCGGCAGGCGTTTTTAGAGATCAAGCTCAAACGGCAGACGCTATGCTACAAAGCCCAGCTATCGCGGCGTATTTTAACGGTAGAATAGACTCAAATCTAGGATATATAGAAAACATCTACAAAAATATCCTAGGCAAAGACTACTCTCAAGATCCAGACGGCATCAACGCTTGGGTGCGCCATCTAGAGCTAGGACACTCAAGAGGCGAAACCCTAGTTACTCTTTTCCAAGTAGCAAGATCGCCTGAGGCTATCGCGGCAGACCCTACGGCAGCGGCGGTATTTGCAAACAAAACGGCAATCGCGGCATATATGGCTGAAAAAATCACTGACATAGAAAGCGACGGATCGGGCAACTTTAACTATGCTCCGTTCCAAGATATTATCGCTACTACAAACAGCACAAACCTAGAAGAGCAAAAAGCTAAAATCGATCAACTAGCCGCAGAAGCAGCAGCAGGAAGCAAGACTTTCACCACCGGTCTTGATAATTTCCTAGGCACGGACGGCGACGATACGTTTAACGGTATCTACTACGCAGGCGGCGGCGCGAAGACGTCTACTCTATCATCTCTAGACACCCTTGATGCTAGAGGCGGTAAAGATACGCTAAATCTAACCGTACTAAAAAACGGAGCAGATGAAGTTAAAATGACTGACTTAGATACGGCGATGAACGGCATTAGCAACATCGAAAATTTAAACATAAAATCAGAAGTCAAATTTAATCCAGCAACAGTAACCATAAACAAAGGCTTAGATAACCTAAGCGTTCAAACTATCGATACTATAACTTTAACTACCGACACCAAAGAGGTAGTAGCTGTAAATACCACCGGAGTAGTTACTTTAACGGCTGCCGAAGCTACAAAAGAGGTAGTAGCAAAATCATCTGCTGACTCAGTAACCGTAAATGCGGCTAAACTAGAGGGCAAGGTATCTATCGACGCAGGCGCAGGCGCAAACCTAACGGCAGCAAAAGCGCAAGAAGTCGTCATAAAAGCTAAAGGTAACGCAGACATAACCGCAGATAAAGCTACGAAAGTAAATATAAATCTAAACGATAAAGCCAATACACTTACCATTACGGCATCGCATCCATTGGCAGAAGCTACCGACGTAACCCTATCTAGCCTAAAGCTAGCAAGCGCTACAGCACTAGCAAAAGCTACGAAAATAAGCGTAACCGATGTTGATTTTGCCACGTTTAATATCTCTACCGATGTAGAAAACGTTGATTTTAGTATGAACTATAAATTTAAAGAAGGTAGTACCGATGCTCAATTAACAGCAGCTCTAGCGGCAGCTAACGCAACAAATCTAACTCTACACGCAAAAGCCGATAGAAAAGCATTCTTTACCTACAGCGGCGCGAATGATAAGCTAGTAAAAGCAGTCATCGACGGCGACGCTAAAAATTTAACCGCTGATTTTAGCGCACAAACAAAACTTGCAAACCTAGACGCAAGCGCATTTACCGGAAATTTTGCAAATCTAAAAGTCGGCAACGTAGCCAACTCAACCGTAAAACTAGGTAGCGGAAACGACGCAGTAGAGCTAACGGCAACCGCAAACAAACAAACTATCGACGGCGGAGCCGGAACAGACCTAGTATCGGTAACTTCAACTATAGCAGCCGCCGGCGCGGGCAATGAAGTAACGTTTACCAACTTTGAAGGATTGCAAATATCAAATGCACTAGCCGATGACGTAGATATGTCTAAATGGGGAGCGTTTAATAACGTCACTCTAGTTCAAGGCGTAAGCGCTGGAGGTAAGCTTCAAAAACTTCTAAACGACTCCACTATAACTATAGACACGGTCACTCTATCAGCCGATCTTGTCGTAGGGGTCAAAGACGCTGCTACGGGCACTGCCGATAAGGTAAATTTTGTATTAAATCCAAAAGCTACCACTGGAGGTCTAACGGGCAAATTCGTAGTAGACGACATAGAGAACATAGACATAGCGTCAAATTTAGACAACGCAAAAACAGCCGCAGCCGTAAACACAATCGAACTAAAAGCTAGCGCCGCCGCCAAAGACACGCTAACTAACGTAGTAATAAAAGGCGATGCAAACTCAACAATACTAACTCTAGACGCTACTATAACAAAGGTAAAAACCGTAGATGCAAGCACTCTTAAAGGAAAATTTACATTTGACGCTAGCGGCCACACTTATGAAAAATCCGTAATCAAAAGCGGAGCGGGCGATGATACGATAACCTTTGGTAGCAAATCAGGCGCAACCGTAACCGGCGGAGCGGGTAAAGATACGTTTGTATTAGGAGCCGTAGGCGACAACGCAGCATTCCCTGCATCAAAAACGGCTACTATCACGGACTTTTCTAAAGGCGACAAACTCAAAATAGGCGCAAATTTAACGGGAACCATTGATCAAAATATCGCAAGATACGATTCAACCAAATCGCTAGACTTTGCAAACAACCTATCTAGAGCCCTAGACGTCGCAACGGCTGCAAGCAACAAACTAGCTTACTTTACCTACACCGATCCAGATAGCAATGCGACAGACACCTATCTAGTAAGATCAGACACTAGCGCTGGTCTATCCGCCAACGACTATGTAGTAAAACTAACCGGTATAGTAGATCTAGCAGGTGCTACGCTTGCCGATGCGGGTACAAACCTAGAGCTAACCCTCTAATATCCGCGATAAACCCCGACCTTTCGGGGTTTATCCTCTTTAAACTCTCAAATTTTCTCTCTTTCAAATTTTGCCGAACGAATCAAATTTAACGACGGACCAAATTTGCGCTCAGATTTAATCTGCCGCACGTAAATTTGACAGCAAAAATGCAAATTTCGCCGCATCAAATTTAAAATAATCAAATTTGCACCGCTCTAAAATCCCCTAAAATTCGCCCTTCTCAATCAAATTTGAAAAAAACAAAAAAAATTTTACCTCTACCCCTAAAGTTTTTTTGATTTCGTCCGATATAGTTTTTGAACGACAAGAAGTCGTAATTAAACTTTAAAAGGATTTACAATGAGTTTTCGTATTAACACGAACATCAACGCTCTAAACACACACGCAAACGCAGTCGGTAACAACCGCAACCTTTCTCTTTCTTTGGGTAAACTTAGCTCAGGTTTGAGAATCCAAACTGCAGCAGATGACGCTTCCGGTCTTGCTATCGCTGATAGCCTTCGCTCTCAAGCTAGCGCGCTTGGTCAAGCTATCGCAAACGGTAACGACGCTATCGGTATCATCCAAGTAGCGGATAAGGCTATGGACGAGCAGCTAAAAATCCTTGATACTATCAAAGTAAAAGCTACTCAATCAGCTCAAGACGGTCAAACAAGCGACTCTCGTCAAGCGCTACAAGCCGACATCGTTCGCCTAATGGAAGAGCTAGACAATATCGGCAATACGACGTCTTTCAACGGCCAGCAGTTACTAAACGGAACATTCTCTAACAAAGAGTTCCAAATCGGCGCTTACTCAAACCAAACAGTTAAAGCTTCTATCGGCGCTACTACGTCAGATAAGATCGGTCTAACAAGATTTGAGAGCTCTAAGCTATTGACATTTGCAGGCGTAGTCAGCCTTACTTTCCTAAACGTAGACGGTATAAACAACGTAAAAGTAGCTGCGGCTACAATCTCAACCGGTCTAGGTAAAGGCGTAGGCGCTCTAGCTGAAAATATCAACAAGCTATCCGATAAAACCGGCGTTAGAGCTACCTTTGATACTACATGGGTATCTAGTAAAGCTATCAGCGGCGGTCAGATCCTAAGCCTTGTCATCAACGGCGTAAAAATCGGCGACCTAGAGGTAAAAGAAGGCGATAAAAACGGCGCTTTGGTAAATGCTATCAACAAAGTTAAAGACCAAACAGGCGTAGAAGCATCTGTAAACACCGAAGGTAGAATGGTACTAACTAGCCGCGACGGTAGAGCTATAAAAATCTCAGGCGACAAAGTAAGTGCCGGTCTAGGCGGAAAAAGAGGAACATCTATGTTCGTAGGACGCCTAAACCTAGTTCGCCTAGACGGTCGCGATATCAAGGTTAAGTCAACAAATGCTGGCGGCAAATTCTCCGTAGCGTTTAGCAAAACGGCTAACAGCCAGGGCGGTAACCAGCAGTCAGTGGCTCTAAGAGATATCAAGGGTCAACTAGATCCGGATCTAGCCGCTGCTATGGGCTTCCAAAGAATGAGTAAAGGCGTAATGACTTCTGCTCAATCAGCAGGCGTTATGACTCTACGCGGTGCGATGGCTGTTATGAATATCGCTGAGTCTGCTCAGAAAACTCTTGACCAGATCCGCTCAGACCTAGGTTCTGTTCAAAATCAGCTTGTCGCAACCGTAAACAACATCACGGTTACTCAAGTAAACGTAAAATCAGCCGAATCTCAAATCAGAGACGTTGATTTCGCTGCCGAGTCAGCAAACTTCTCTAAGTTTAACATCCTTGCTCAGTCAGGAAGTTATGCTATGAGCCAAGCTAACTCTGTTCAGCAAAATGTCTTGAGACTACTTCAGTAGTCGAAAGCATTTCTACACGCTAAGCGGATCTTACTCCGCTTAGCCGAAAGACGCTTTAAGGCCGCTTCGGCGGTCTTAGATTTCAAAAACCCAAACACCAATAATTAAGACATCTCCAAAAATAATAGTTATTATAGACGCTAAATTCGGCGTCTATATCTTTAGAAGTGAATTTTAAAGTCGAGTTTTTACCCGCTCGACTTTTTGCTCCAAATTTTATCCCATTTTTCCGAGTCAAATTTAAATTCAAACGGCAAATTAATGCCATTAGTTTAAATTTTTTGCTACAATTACCGCAAAAAATTAAAAAGGCTATATTAATGAAAAGCTTAATCATTGTGGAGTCCCCCGCGAAAGCCAAAACGATAAAAAACTTTCTAGGTAAAGACTACGACGTCATCGCATCAAAAGGTCATATCAGGGATCTGCCAAAAACGGCATTTGGCATCAAGATCGAGGGCGAAAAATTTACTCCAGAATACAAAATAAGCGCCGACCACTCCGCAATAGTAAAAGAGATAAAAGAACTCGCTAAAAACGCCGACCAAATCTACCTCGCAACCGATGAGGACCGCGAAGGAGAGGCCATCGCCTACCATATCGCAGCAGCTATTGGCAAAAAGCCGGGGAGCTTGCCTCGCATCGTGTTTCACGAGATAACCAAAAGCGCCATCGAAGCGGCTCTAAAAAACCCTCGCACGATAAATATGGATAGCGTAAACGCGCAGCAAGCACGCCGCCTGTTAGACCGAATCGTTGGCTACAAGCTCTCGCCGCTGTTAAATTTAAAAATCCAAAAAGGCCTAAGTGCGGGACGCGTGCAAAGCGCGGCTCTAAAAATCATCGTAGATAGAGAGTGCGAGATACGCGACTTTAAACCGATCGAATACCACAGTATAGATGCTGTTTTCAAAAAAGACCTCGACGCCGAGCTAGTTAAATTTGAAGCGCAAAAGATAGAAAAGCTCACGATAACAAACGGCGACCGAGCCAAATTTATCGTAGAAAATTTAAAAAACGACAAATTTAGCGTCCGCGAGATCGAAGCCAAAGAGCGCAAAACCGAGCCCGCGCCGCCTTTTATGACCTCGACGCTACAACAAAGCGCGAGCAACCGCCTAGGCTTTAGCCCGAAAAAAACGATGATGATCGCGCAAAATTTATACGAAGGCGTGCAGACGCATCAGGGCTTCATGGGCGCGATAACCTACATGAGAACGGACAGCCTAAATCTCGCCAAAGAAGCTGTCGCTGCCGCGCGCGAGACGATCGAGAAAGAGTACGGCGAACGCTACCTGCCTGCCAAGGCCAAATTTTACGCCACCAAAAGCAAGGGCGCGCAGGAAGCCCACGAGGCGATCCGCCCAACGAATCTTAACTTCACGCCCGCTATCGCCGCGCAATATCTAGAAAAAGACGCATTGCGCCTTTACACGCTCATCTATAACCGCTTTTTAGCGTGTCAAATGAGCGCTAGCGTGAGTCAGACTCAAAACGTATTCGTCGCGGGCGCAAAAGGCGAGTTTAAAATAAGCGGCCGAAAAGTGCTGTTTGACGGATTTTACCGCGTTTATGGCGATATGGATAAGGATAAAATTTTGCCCGACCTAAAAATCGGTGACGAGATGAGTCTGCAAAGCATCAAAAGCTCGCAGCACTTCACCGAGCCGCCATCTCGCTACTCGGAGGCCGGACTCGTTAAAAAGCTAGAAAGCTTAGGCATCGGCAGACCTAGCACCTACGCGCCGACCATCTCGCTGCTAACCTCTCGCGACTACGTCAAAGTCGAGAAAAAGCAGCTCGTGCCAAACGAGATCGCCTTTACGATGATGGGCGTTTTAGAGGAGCATTTTAGCGATATCGTAGATAGCGAATTTACGTCAAACATGGAAGAAAAGCTCGACCACGTCGCCGAAGACAAGGCCGATTGGCAAAAGCTTTTGAGCGATTTTTATCATCCGTTTATAGATAAAATCACAGCGGGCAAAACAGGCATAAAAAGCCAAAAGGTCGCCACTCCTATCGGCGAAAAGTGCCCTGAATGCGGCGGCGAACTACTACTGCGAAAAGGGCGCTACGGCGAGTTTATCGCGTGCGGAAACTTCCCGAAATGCAAATACTCGCGCAATATCACAAAGGAAGGGCAAGGCACGCAGGAAGGCGAAGCTGCGGCAAAGCCGAAAAAAGAGCTAAAAAAGATCGACGTACCGTGTCCAAAATGCGGCGGCGACATCGTCGAACGCATCAGCCGCAGAGGTAAATTTTACGGTTGCGCAAACTATCCAAAATGCGACTTCGTCTCAAACTACGAGCCGGTCGCGCAAAAATGCGACGAGTGCGGCGGCGATATGATCAAAAAAGAACTCAAAAAAGGGACGTTTCACGAGTGCACAAAATGCAAGAAAAAGGTGCAAATAGGAGATTTGTAAATTTTGTTTGTTTGAATAATTTTTAAAATTTTACTCGT
Coding sequences within it:
- a CDS encoding HlyD family type I secretion periplasmic adaptor subunit produces the protein MILKSEKGTVSFGLFIIFLLVGVFGIWLGMAPLNSAAVAVGKINVVSNKKIIQHLEGGVVDKIFVKDGDVVKAGDPLVEIKNAALQSEMSIVRADFLRTSVIVSRLEAQKDDATEVKFSDEIKQIEGYKEAIDGQLSIFNAQKKLLDEEKSILKQRIKQLENQIKGANAIVSAKQDRIKSLNEEIREWERLFKEQLADKVRLRDLNREKTAVEGEIAAGKAEIARLNVQVTETQAQIILRDRTFKEDVLKKLEDAKTRLVDLQQRYNALKDQSERTIVKSPVEGSVVELAFHTIGGVIRPGERIMSIVPDETDYVVEARLNVVDIDTVHVGQLADIRFSAFQHKQSFVMEGKVTYVSADSIQDNAGHSFYDIKAELTEDGMKNFKRNGFFIVPGMPVEVMIKTGDRTMLEYVLKPFIDMFKRAFNED
- a CDS encoding type I secretion system permease/ATPase: MKVNELKESIKKSKHAMIYAGIFSMFINVLMLTSPLYMLQLYGRVVTSRSLDTLFFLTLIVIFLYLCMMFFEILRSRILVVFSNQIDLRLSERVYDAIFKLSARQPGRVSSQPMRDLNTIKQYLSTNGVFAFLDAPWLPFYILILFFFHPYFGYFSIAAAIVLFVLALLNEGATKDGLKRSNDAFGAETRFVDLNLRNSEVIQAMGMNGNLKKIWHKKHNEFLEAHSESSVKAGMYANISKVFRVVSQSLMLGLGAYLVVLQEVNPGMMIAGSIIMGRALAPLDILISSWKSYKNTKESYARLSQFLEDFPADNEKLKLPDPKGDIFLETISLVPPHGKTPTLMGVNFELKSGDMCAIIGPSAAGKSSLARAMLGVWPVFHGIVRVDGADITQYNSDHLGQFVGYLPQDVELFEGNIAENIARFGELDSEAIVRAAKLANVHDMILNLPDGYETKIGIGGASLSGGQRQRVALARALYKEPKIIVLDEPNASLDEDGERALFAALASMKGKATIVLITHKLNILNLVDKIAVLNAGRLMYFGARDAVLAELGKANAQQPQVAEQQKRRSISLEDAEG
- a CDS encoding SapC family protein, which translates into the protein MGRAVREIKSEMVLIKQKGSFFADQSEKDLYVEILHSLTQKYDMEILGYVLEPNSVSLFLKSLNIPKIMQELNSTFMRSRNRARGYIQESDIKRYEIRDVFINEFEDVLAFLQQNGGYTFKNIDKNLSLAKKIEIQNFKKRTEMKIVALNSEVHKGVSYHQDALPNFPFAEIVASEAFFCEKDLPIVFTNDVVPKLLVLLGRNENLIIDKNYKGYVPAILQNYPFTLAKVEDQNILCIDEDAPQLKGKGEKLFKKNEEPSEFLQNTISAMQNYNAQLEATQKALEEIKKAGILINKELTVSDNDKKITLIKGFSVVSRKKLNELDDATLADFVRKGYVSLIDAHIRSLTNLENLAGRILDNESKKQNESK
- a CDS encoding SapB, with amino-acid sequence MAVTKAQVAQLYVALFNRAPEGAGLNAWVSAGVFRDQAQTADAMLQSPAIAAYFNGRIDSNLGYIENIYKNILGKDYSQDPDGINAWVRHLELGHSRGETLVTLFQVARSPEAIAADPTAAAVFANKTAIAAYMAEKITDIESDGSGNFNYAPFQDIIATTNSTNLEEQKAKIDQLAAEAAAGSKTFTTGLDNFLGTDGDDTFNGIYYAGGGAKTSTLSSLDTLDARGGKDTLNLTVLKNGADEVKMTDLDTAMNGISNIENLNIKSEVKFNPATVTINKGLDNLSVQTIDTITLTTDTKEVVAVNTTGVVTLTAAEATKEVVAKSSADSVTVNAAKLEGKVSIDAGAGANLTAAKAQEVVIKAKGNADITADKATKVNINLNDKANTLTITASHPLAEATDVTLSSLKLASATALAKATKISVTDVDFATFNISTDVENVDFSMNYKFKEGSTDAQLTAALAAANATNLTLHAKADRKAFFTYSGANDKLVKAVIDGDAKNLTADFSAQTKLANLDASAFTGNFANLKVGNVANSTVKLGSGNDAVELTATANKQTIDGGAGTDLVSVTSTIAAAGAGNEVTFTNFEGLQISNALADDVDMSKWGAFNNVTLVQGVSAGGKLQKLLNDSTITIDTVTLSADLVVGVKDAATGTADKVNFVLNPKATTGGLTGKFVVDDIENIDIASNLDNAKTAAAVNTIELKASAAAKDTLTNVVIKGDANSTILTLDATITKVKTVDASTLKGKFTFDASGHTYEKSVIKSGAGDDTITFGSKSGATVTGGAGKDTFVLGAVGDNAAFPASKTATITDFSKGDKLKIGANLTGTIDQNIARYDSTKSLDFANNLSRALDVATAASNKLAYFTYTDPDSNATDTYLVRSDTSAGLSANDYVVKLTGIVDLAGATLADAGTNLELTL
- a CDS encoding flagellin B, with protein sequence MSFRINTNINALNTHANAVGNNRNLSLSLGKLSSGLRIQTAADDASGLAIADSLRSQASALGQAIANGNDAIGIIQVADKAMDEQLKILDTIKVKATQSAQDGQTSDSRQALQADIVRLMEELDNIGNTTSFNGQQLLNGTFSNKEFQIGAYSNQTVKASIGATTSDKIGLTRFESSKLLTFAGVVSLTFLNVDGINNVKVAAATISTGLGKGVGALAENINKLSDKTGVRATFDTTWVSSKAISGGQILSLVINGVKIGDLEVKEGDKNGALVNAINKVKDQTGVEASVNTEGRMVLTSRDGRAIKISGDKVSAGLGGKRGTSMFVGRLNLVRLDGRDIKVKSTNAGGKFSVAFSKTANSQGGNQQSVALRDIKGQLDPDLAAAMGFQRMSKGVMTSAQSAGVMTLRGAMAVMNIAESAQKTLDQIRSDLGSVQNQLVATVNNITVTQVNVKSAESQIRDVDFAAESANFSKFNILAQSGSYAMSQANSVQQNVLRLLQ
- the topA gene encoding type I DNA topoisomerase, producing the protein MKSLIIVESPAKAKTIKNFLGKDYDVIASKGHIRDLPKTAFGIKIEGEKFTPEYKISADHSAIVKEIKELAKNADQIYLATDEDREGEAIAYHIAAAIGKKPGSLPRIVFHEITKSAIEAALKNPRTINMDSVNAQQARRLLDRIVGYKLSPLLNLKIQKGLSAGRVQSAALKIIVDRECEIRDFKPIEYHSIDAVFKKDLDAELVKFEAQKIEKLTITNGDRAKFIVENLKNDKFSVREIEAKERKTEPAPPFMTSTLQQSASNRLGFSPKKTMMIAQNLYEGVQTHQGFMGAITYMRTDSLNLAKEAVAAARETIEKEYGERYLPAKAKFYATKSKGAQEAHEAIRPTNLNFTPAIAAQYLEKDALRLYTLIYNRFLACQMSASVSQTQNVFVAGAKGEFKISGRKVLFDGFYRVYGDMDKDKILPDLKIGDEMSLQSIKSSQHFTEPPSRYSEAGLVKKLESLGIGRPSTYAPTISLLTSRDYVKVEKKQLVPNEIAFTMMGVLEEHFSDIVDSEFTSNMEEKLDHVAEDKADWQKLLSDFYHPFIDKITAGKTGIKSQKVATPIGEKCPECGGELLLRKGRYGEFIACGNFPKCKYSRNITKEGQGTQEGEAAAKPKKELKKIDVPCPKCGGDIVERISRRGKFYGCANYPKCDFVSNYEPVAQKCDECGGDMIKKELKKGTFHECTKCKKKVQIGDL